In Sciurus carolinensis chromosome 4, mSciCar1.2, whole genome shotgun sequence, the sequence accaatttcaagtaatgaaatagaagaagtcatcaaaagcctaccaacaaagaaaagtccaggaccagatgggttctcagccgagttctacaaacctttaaagaagagctcattccaatacttctcaaagtattccatgaaatagaaaaggagggaaccctcccaaactcattctatgaagccaatttaccctgatacctaagccagacagagacacatcgaggaaagaaaatttcagaccaatatccttaatgaacattgatgcaaaaatctcaacaaaattttagcaaatcgcattcaaaaacatattaaaatgatagtgcaccatgatcaagtgggtttcatcccagggatgcaaagttggttcaacatcaggaaatcaataaatgtaattcaccatatcaatagacttaaagtcaagaatcacatgattatttcaatagatgcagaaaagcatttgataaaatacagcaccccttcatgctcaaaacactagagaaaatagggatagtgggaacattccttaacattgtaaagggcatctatgctaagcccatggctaatatcattctaaatgatgaaaaactgaaagcattcccccttaaaactggaacaaggcagggatgccctctttcaccacttctcttcaataacgtccttgaaactctagccagagcaattagacagaccaaagaaattaaaggatacgaataggaaaagaagaactcaaactatccctatttgctgatgatatgattgtatacttagaggaactgggaaattccaccagaaaacttttagatctcataagtgaattcagtaaagtagcgggatataagatcaatgcacataaatctaaggcattttatacgtaagtgataaatcttcagaaagagaaattaggaaaactaccccattcacaatagcatcgaaaaaaataaaatacttgggaatcaatctcacaaaagaggtgaaagacctctacaatgagaactacagaacactaaagaaagaaattaaagaaaaccttagaagatggaaaggtctcccatgttcttggaatggaagaattaatattgtcaaaatggccatactaccaaaagtgctatacagattcaatgcaatcccaattaaaatcccaatgacttaccttacagaaatagagcaagcaattatgaaattcatctggaagaatgaaaaacccagaatagctaaagcaatccttggcagaaagagtgaagcagggggtatcgcaataccagatcttcaactctactacaaagcaatagtaacaaaaacggcatggtattgtaccaaatagaaaggtggatcaatggtacagaatagaggacacggacacaaacccaaataaatacaattttctcatactagacaaaggggccaaaaatatgcaatggagaaaagatagcctcttcaacaaatggtgctgggagaattggaaatccatatgcaacagaatgaaactaaacccatatctctcaccatgccgaaactaaactcaaaatggattaaggatctcggaatcagaccagagaccttgcatcttatagaagaaaaagtaggtccagagcttcaacacgtcggcttaggaccagacttcctcaacaggactcccatagcagaagaaataaaagcaagaatcaataactgggatagattcaaactaaaaagctttctctcagcaaaggaaactatcagcaatgcaaagaaagagcctacagagtggagaaaatatttgccaatcatacttcagatagagcactaatctccagaatctataaagaactcaaaaaactctacaccaagaatgcaaataatccaatcgacaaatgggctaaggaaatgaatagacacttcacagtagaagatgtacaagcaatgaacaaacatatggaaaaatgttcaacatctctagtaataagagaaatgcaaatcaaaaccacactaagattccatctcaccccaattagaatggcaattatcaagaatacaagcaacaacaggtgttggcgaggatgtggggagaaaggtacactcatacattgctggtggggctgcaaattagtgcagccactctggaaagcagtgtggagactccttagaaaacttggaatggaaacaccatttgacccagctatcccactccttggcctatacccaaaggacttaaaatcagcatattacagagatacagccacatcaatgttcatagctgcttggttcacaatagccagattgtggaaccaacctagatgtccttcaattgatgaatggataaagaaactggtatatatatagaatggaatattactcagccataaagaatgataaaattatggcatttgcaggcaaatggatgaaattggagaatatcatgctaagtgagataagccaatctcagaaaaccaaaagacgaataatatcgctaataagtggatgatgacacataatggggggtgggaggggttagtgttagggttagagttagggttagggaggggggcaagaatggaggaaggaaggactgtatagagggaaaagagggttgggagagatgggggggaagggaaaaataacagaatgaatcaaacaacattaccctatgtaaatgtatgattacacaaatggtatgcctttacaccatgtacaaacagagaaacaacatttatcccatttgtttacaataaaaaaaaaaaagaagaaaaaaaaactcaatggaaagcatcgccaaaagactagaccacttggaagacagaacctcagacaatgaaaacaaatatttaatcttgaaaataaagttgcccaaacagagaagatggtaagaaatcataaatggaaccttcaagaactatgggacatcatgaaaagaccaaatttaagaattattgggattgaggaaggtacagagatacaaaccaaaggaatcaacaacctattcaatgaaataatagcagaaattccccaaacctgaagaatgaaatgaaaaatcaaatacaagaggcctacagaacaccaaatgcacaaaatcacaaaagttccacaccaaggcacattataattaaaatacctaacattcaaaataaagataggattttcaaggctgcaagagaaaagcatcagattacatatagggggagaccaatacggatagcagccgacttctcaacccagactctaaaagctagaagaggggctggggagatagctcagtcggtagagtgcttgccttgcaagcacaaagccctgggtttgatccccagcaccgcaaaaataaataaataaataaaataaaattaaaaaattaaaaaaagctagaaggacctggaagaacgtatttcaagctctgaaagaacatggttgccaaccaagaattctatacccagcaaaactaacctccagatttgaagatgaaataaaatccttccaagataaacaaaagttaaaagaatttacaaatagaaagtctgctcTACAGaaggttctcaacaaaatattccatgaggaggaaatgaaaaacaacaatggaggtcagcaaagggaagaactaccttagagaaaaaccactcaaatgagaaaccaagccaacttaaaaaccaaaaataagccaaatgactgggaatacaaatcatatctcaataataaccctgaacgttaatggcctaaactcatcaatcaaaagacatagactggaagaatggattaaaaagaaagacccaacaatatgctgcctgcaagagactcatctcatagaaaaagacatccacagactaaaggtgaaaggatgggaaaaaaacctaccacgcacatggactcagtaaaaagcaggggcttccatccttatatcagataaagtggacttcaagccaaagttagaagggatagagaaggacatttcatactgcttaagggaaccataaatcaggaagacataacgatagtaaatatttatgccccaaacaattgtgcatccctgtacatcaaacaaatccttctcaatttcaggaatcacatagaccacaacacaataattctgggtgactttaatgcaccactgtcaccactagatagatcttccaaacaaaaaccaaccaaagaaaccatagactcaataacacaatcaataacctagacttaatagacatatatagaatattccatccatcaacgagtggtttcactttcctctcagcagcacatggaaccttctcaaaatagaccatgtgttatgccacaaagcaccccttagaaaatgcaaaaaaatagagatactgccttgtgttctatcagatcataatggactgagagtagaaatcaatgacaaaataaaaaagagaaattactccaacacctggagattaaataatatgctattgaatgaaacatggataacaaaaaacatcagggaggagataaaaaaattcttagacgtcaatgagaatgacgatacaacatatcaaaatctctggaactctatgaaagcggtactaagaggaaaattcattgcatggagcgcattccagaaaagactgaaaagtcaacaactaaatgacctaacattacagctcaaagccctagaaaaagaagaacagaataacagcaaaagtagtagaagacaggaaataattaaaatcagagctgaaatcaatgaaatcgaaacaaaagaaacaattcaaaaaaattgacaaaacaaaaagttggttctttgagaaagcaaacaaaatagacaaacccttagccacactaacaaagagaaggagagagaagactcaaattactaaaattcgtgatggaaaaggaaatatcacgacagacactactgagatacagagcataatgagaagctactttgaaaatctgtattccaacaaaatagaaactactgaagacattgacaaatttctagagacatatgctcctcccaaactgaaccaggaggacatacacaatttaaacagatcaatatcaagcaataaaatagaagaagccattaaaaacctaccatcaaagaaaagcccaggaccagacggattctcagctgagttctacaagaccttcaaagaagaactcattccaatacttctcaaagtattccaggaaatagaaaaggagggaaccctaccaaactcattctatgaagctattaccctcatacacaaaccaggaaaagacacatcaaggaaagaacattttagaccaatatccttgatgaatatagatgcaaagatccttaacaaaatattggcaaaccgtatccaaaaacatattaagaaaatcgtgcaccacgattaagtggggttcatccctggaatgcaaggatggtttaacatccgtaaatcaataaacctaatccatcatgtcaatagacttaaggataagaatcatatggttatttcaattgacgcagaaaaagcgttcgacaaatacaacaccccttcatgctcagaacactagaaaaaatagggatagtaggaacatacctgaacattgtaaaggctatttatgttaagcccatggccaacatcattcttaatggagaaaaactgaaaccatttcccttaaaaatgggaacaagacagggatgtcctctttcaccacttctattcaacattgtcctcaaaactctagccagagcaattttaggcagactaaagaaattaaagggatacgaataggaaaagaggaacttaagctgtcactatatgctgatgacatgattctatatttagaggatccaaaaacctcctccagaaaacttctagacctcatcaatgaattcagcaaaatagcaggctataaaatcaacacgcataaatctaaagcatttttatacacaagcaacgaaacatctgaaagggaaatgaggaaaacaactccatttgcaatagcctcaaaaaaaaaataaaacacttgggcatcgatctaaccaaagaggtaaaagatctctacaatgaaaactacaaaacattgaagaaagaaactgaggaagaccttagaagatggaaagatctaccatgttcttggataggaagaattaatattgtcaaaatggccatactaccaaaagtactatacagattcaatgcaattccaattaaaattccaatgatgtaccttacagaaatagagcaagcaatcatgaaattcatctggaagaataagaaacccagaatagctaaaacaatccttagcaggaagaatgaagcagggggtatcgcaataccagaacttcaacttactacaaagcaatagtaacaaaaatggcatggtattggcaccaaaatagacaggtagatcaatggtacagaatagaggacacggacacaaacccaaataaatacgattttctcatactagacaaaagtgccaaaaatatgcaatggagaaaagatagcctcttcaacaaatggtgctgggaaactggaaatccatatgcaacagaatgaaactaaacccatatctctcaccatgcacaaaaatcaactcacaatggatcaaggacctcgaaatcagaccagacaccttgcatcttatagaagaaaaagtaggtccaaatcttcaccttgttggcttaggatcagacttccttaacaggactcccatagcacaagaaataaaaacaagaatcaacaactggaatagattcaaactaaatagctttctctcagcaaaggaaactatcagcaatgtgaagagagagcctacagagtaggagaatatctttgccactcatacttcagatagagcactaatttccagaatctataaagaactcaaaaaactctacacgaagaatacaaataacccaaccaacaaatgggctaaggatatgaacagacacttcacagaagaagatctacaagcaatcaacaaacatatgaaaaaatgttcaccatctttagtaataagagaaatgcaaatcaaaaccacactaagattccatctcaccccaattagaatggcaattatcaagaatacaagcaacaataggtgttggagaggatgtgggggaaaaggtacactcatacattgctggtggggctgcaaattagtgcagccattctggaaagcagtgtggagattccttaaaaaacttggaatggacccaccatttgacccagctatcccactcctcggcctatacccaaaggacttaaaatcagcatactacagagatacagccacatcaatgttcatagctgctcaattcacaatagccatactggaaccaacctagatgtccttcaattgatgaatggataaagaaactgtggtgtgtgtacatatatatatatatagatatatatatatatatgtacaatataatattactcagctataaagaataataaaattatggcatttgcaggcaaatggatgaaatcggagaatatcacgctaagtaagataagccaatctcaaaaatccaaaagacgaatgatctcactgataagcagatgatggcacataatgggggtggaagggaggcaagaatggaggaaggagggactgtatagagggaaaaggggtgggaggggtcgggggaagaaaaaaataacagaatgaatcaaccatcattaccctatgtaaatgtatgattatgccaatggtatgctgttactccatgtacaaacagaaccaacatgtatcccatttgtttacaaaaaaaaaaaaaaaaaaaaaagactataggGAACTCTGCCACAAGTTAGGACAGTCATTTGGCAGATATTGTGGAATGTCCATCTTCTGAGATACCAGGATAGAACAGATGTCTGTCCTCGCTGTACAGGAGTTATTTGTGCATTTGTAGGTGCAGCAGGCTAACACTAGGTGTCTAAATTGGGAACTCCATTGGCATATGCCAAAGGAGGAGCCTTCTCCCCCAGCAGGGGACAGCAAGGCAAAAAGCCTGACTGACTCCCAGCTCCTCACCAATGACGACTAGGAGGATTCCGATGACCACCTGCAGGAGCAGAGAGATGCTGATGAGGGTGACAAGGGCCGTGTAGTAATGAGAGGATGGTCCCTGTTCCAGCACCGCTTTCAGTCGTGTGGCATTGGACATGAAGAGAGCCACATCCAGCATGctctctgccacgctcttcttGGTGGCGTAATGGTTCAGGTTGATGGGTTGGTTCCTCCTGGGGTTGGAGTTCCTAGGCTGTAAGGGAGAAAGCACAGACTTACCTAGGAAACTCCAGAAGGGAAGCAGTGGAGAGACTGCAAAGAGGAGACAGATTTTAATTCCTTTCCCAAAGCAGGTGGGAATGCCCTCACCATGGAGGTTGAGAACCTGCATGGTTTATggcctgaaaataaaataaagggctgctGGACATAGTGGCCCAGGCCTGcagtcccagctcctcaggaggctgaggtataGGATCTtttgagcccagaagtttgagATCATCCTGCACAATATAGTGAGACtgtctgaataaataaataaacacaaaataaataaatacacacaaaaataagtaaaacattaGACTACAGAACACTTAAAGATCTTTGCTCTCTAAAGTAATGCTATGTTGTGACTTCTACTTCACGGAGGACCACTTTCCCTCACACCTTGATGCATCCAGCAATAGGTGATTTGAAGCTTGGGTAAAATGGAATAGATGCCATAATCCCAAGGGatggtgtgtagctcagtgaatTAAACATGAGGTGCCTTTCGATCCACTGAGCTCCTGAACCAAGAACCCTGGAGTCTCAGCCCTGTTCAGGTACACACTGGCCATTAAACATAGGCTGTCTGAATACACATATGTAAGCTTGTGTATATACACCCAGTAATTAGTGCATACtagttaaaaactttttttttttcaatactaggaattgaacccaggggtgctataccactgtgctacatccccagtccttcttttatttttatatttattttgagacaaggccttgctaagtttcccaggctgtccttgaacttgtgatcctcctacctcagcctcccaagccaatttagtgttttaaataatttttagctAGGGTTCATTATAgtgtaatttatattaaatttggtTTTGGAGTATaaaataaagctgttatttaCAAGAAGCCTCTAACTCCAAAGGATGGAATCGCAACACAGGGCACATGGTAAGGGTCTCTGGGGTGGGCCAAGAAATTCACACTGGATGCTGCAGGCCATCTGCAGTCACTTAAGAGCATTTGGGAGATTGATTTAGCAGTGGTGCTTGGGATAGATTGAGCCAGGAAGGACCAGAGGCAAGGAGATTCATTTAAAGGTTTGGTCTTATGGGCttgagatatgactcagtggtagaacacttgcctagcatggcaaggccctgagttgatccccagcactgcataaaataaataaaggttatgTTCTTGATTTAGGGTGAATATAACAGGGAACTGAAGTGGCTGGTGatgagaagggagaggaagaggactATGAAAGATGTTATGGCTTGGAGGTAGGGAAGCTAACCcagcaggtcatcacagcaggaTAGAGCCCTATGGGGTGGATGCACAGACAGACAGTCTagtggatggaaggatgggtggatggggcAGGTTCAGAGGGTCTGGATGCTTCTTGTATTCAGTGTGACTACAGCAAAGCACTTCCCTTTTTTGTTAAACAGGTTATTACAGAGCAAGTTAAGAGGGAGGAGAAGCCTACAACTTTGGACtgtaagaactttaaaaatgttctgaaatgcaACAATCTCCAAACTTTTTTGATAGTATAATCCCAGAATCAGAATTAACAATTGTTTTGGGTTGGGCatactcctgtaattccagcaagtcaggagactgaggcaggaggatcacaagttggagactaGCCTTGGCcacttagaccctgtttcaaaaataaaaacaaggactttgaatgtagctcagtgatagagcacccctgggttcaatttcaggtaccacaaaacaaacaaataaacaaaacaaaacagaacaacaacagcaaaaaacaacCCAGCTCTAATCCACACACCTAGTTATAGACTGAACCAAATCTCTCCTAAATCAACAGAAAGGGGCCCCTGTCTCCCTGTCCTCCTAAAGTTTGCCTTCAAAGTTCATTTTCAAACTCCAGGTCCATCAATCCCTTTGCCAGGAGGATACAGTCGAGGCAGGTGGTGGGTCACGGGATGTTAACAAGGAGCACCTTCCCTGACAGACAGGATCAGTGCTGGCAGCATGTGCACCTTGAGCCTCTGTTTCCGTGTGCCCATTGGAGGATCCAAGCACGAAGGGACCCACTTCCCTACGGTGGTTCCCTGCACTGGGGTTTCACATTATCAGATTATCAAAATTTGTGTGTACTCAACTTCCGGGCAGGATGGGACACTCAGAGGGCAATCAGAAGTGTGCACTTTGGCCAGCGGAGTAATTTATACACTTTTCCTCAGTACATGAAAATGGAGACCCGTGGGCATCATTCAGTTAATACACTTTGACCATACACTTCAGGTGGTGCTCAGGACTGAGTACCCTCAAGGTGGGATAAAACATTGTTGCTACCCCCAGGTCCCTGGTGAGCACTGGCCCACTGGGCTGCTGGCCACTCATACCAGGCCCTGGTTGCCAGTTATTTTTCACAGCTGCCAAAAtcagactgaggcccagagcctAGAGAAATAGGAAACAGGGCTGTAGACACAAGGGAATGGAATAGCTCCCTGTCTCTCACTCCTTTCTGTTCGACTTCTCTGGGGTCTGGGTTTCAGCCAGGGGGCTATgagttggaggaggtggggatagCATGGCGGTAAGGACCTGTGCAGACCTGGGAGGCCACACACCTCATTCAGAGCCTTTGGAAGTAAGCATCAGGCAAGTCTGGGCTTGAAAGAGGCCAGCAGTCTGGTTGATTAGGGCCAGAGATCCCAGGACCAGTACCTCACAAAGTACAATGATCATTTACAACATGTGGTCCTAGCACGTTCTGCTCACTAAGAGAGTCTCTGGTtcagccctctcccctccctgagCCATTCAGAGTCCCTGCTTCATGCACACCCACATccactcctcctcttcccaccTTACCCTCTGATTTGTCCAATAGCCTTCTCACTCCAAACCTGGTTAGAAAGATCTGATAGATCCATCTAGCATCAAGGAAGGCACCTTCTCTGAACATTTGCATATGAAAGGTAGACAAAACCTTAAACTCAAAACTTTAGCAGTGTTTTCAGCACTGACTCAATGGTGGTAAAAAGGGGAagagagggtgaggggaggggagtaCTTGGGAACAGAGAGATCTTCCCAAGCCTGTCCATAAAGTATCCTAAGCTGGCCataggcttggtggtgcacatctttaatcccagtgatttagatgctgaagcaggagaagtgcaagtttgaagccagcctcagcaacttagcaagatcctgtctcagaataaaaaataacaaggcctggaaatgtatctcagtggcagagcaccctgggttcaattcccagtatggggACCTGGGTGGGGGGGCGACTAAAGaaatgtttcacttttctttctttctttttttccctcaccCACAGGGGATGGAAGCCAGTGTAGTgccctctatcactgaactgcatctccagtcccTGCAAAATTTTAAGAGCTGGTCGACTTCTGTTGAATCTATTTGAGAGCCCAGAGCTTCACAGTGATGTGGAGATTCACAATGAGTTGAGGAGGTgcaggcctcagcctcctctccTAAATTCAAGACCTTTCCCTTGCCTctctaaatttattttgacaagtCCTGATTCTGGAGTGCTTCTAAGTGAGGGTGCTTTTCCAGGGTCTGCTTAAGGTGGTGATGACCTCTATGGGGTGCCTGTCCCCTCTAATCATCCCAAGGCACCAGTTCTCCAGAATGTCCACATGGTGGCGTGTAGGGTCCAAAGAAGCTACTTGGGCACTCAGTGGCAGGATAGTTTCTGTCCGCAGGTATCCACTGACAGGACAGGATTGGTGTGAAACCTGGATTCCTGGGAGGCCCAGGACAGGAGCCTGAATAGGACCCAAGTCTGAATAGGTCAACCTAAAACCCACCAGACATGAGTGTCAAAAGAGAGTTCAAGAATAAACCAATACTGTTAGGTGCAGAGGTGCGTACCTGTAATGTAAGGGACCCtggagaatgaagcaggaggatcataaattcaagaccagcctgagcaatttagcaagatcctgtctcaaaataaggaatAAGGAGGgttgtggggctggagttgtggctcaatggtagagcacttgcctagcaagtgtgaggcactgggttcggtcctcagcaccacataaaaattaattaattaattaattaattaattaattaaaggtattgtatattgtgtccatctacaactacacacacacacacacacacacacacacacacacacatatttcaaaCAAAAGAAGGAGTGGgaatttagttcagtggtagtgtccctTGGTTAAATCCTCAGGACCATCATGCAAACACATATTGAAAGAATGAACCAAGACTGAAGTAGGGCCAAGGTTAGGTGGAAGGACTTCAAAGGGAGGGAGTTTGGGGGAGGGGATCCAGCAAGACCTTCAGTCTGGGAGCTGGCAGTTAGAAGGGGCTGGCTGTGAGA encodes:
- the Ninj2 gene encoding LOW QUALITY PROTEIN: ninjurin-2 (The sequence of the model RefSeq protein was modified relative to this genomic sequence to represent the inferred CDS: inserted 1 base in 1 codon), whose product is MESEREIIDLQPRNSNPRRNQPINLNHYATKKSVAESMLDVALFMSNATRLKAVLEQGPSSHYYTALVTLISISLLLQVVIGILLVVIARLNLNEVENQWRLNQLNNAATTLVFITVVINVFITAFGXHKTGFLAARASRNPL